Proteins encoded together in one Ferroglobus placidus DSM 10642 window:
- the hgcC gene encoding HgcAB-associated protein HgcC: protein MKTCKATKIEAVLTVDSKGQILLPKELREKANLKAGDRIVAITGCDENGEICCFILVKAELVDEVVSRAIAPLLKEVVS from the coding sequence ATGAAAACTTGTAAAGCTACGAAAATTGAAGCTGTGCTGACCGTGGACAGCAAGGGGCAAATTCTCCTTCCCAAAGAATTGAGGGAGAAAGCAAATCTTAAAGCCGGAGACAGAATTGTGGCAATAACGGGATGCGATGAGAACGGAGAGATTTGCTGCTTCATTTTGGTTAAGGCTGAGCTCGTGGATGAAGTCGTTAGCAGGGCAATAGCTCCTCTGCTAAAGGAGGTGGTCTCTTGA
- a CDS encoding Lrp/AsnC family transcriptional regulator, producing the protein MDEKDRKIISILQRNGKATLSEIAEEVGMTAMGVKKRIDKLEREKIIRSSVLLNAEKLKILTAVLVMEVESSQALENILKKFVNCPRVIKFFVTTGGYNLFALIWAEDLHSLESVTLERCSLRAQPGIRKYEVYPVQEIHYDPFLEIKVSAEKIDVAPCGVDCKSCSRYNAEKCLGCPATVYYKGKL; encoded by the coding sequence ATGGACGAGAAAGACAGGAAGATCATCTCGATTCTTCAAAGGAACGGAAAAGCGACTCTATCCGAAATTGCTGAAGAGGTCGGTATGACCGCTATGGGTGTGAAAAAGAGAATAGACAAGCTCGAAAGGGAGAAGATTATCAGGTCCTCTGTTCTTTTAAACGCTGAAAAATTGAAAATCTTAACAGCCGTTCTCGTCATGGAAGTTGAAAGTTCTCAGGCTCTCGAAAACATACTGAAAAAATTCGTGAACTGTCCGAGAGTAATCAAATTTTTCGTCACAACCGGAGGCTACAACCTCTTCGCTTTGATCTGGGCTGAAGATTTGCACTCTTTAGAAAGCGTAACCCTCGAAAGGTGCTCATTAAGAGCTCAGCCGGGAATAAGGAAGTACGAAGTTTATCCGGTACAAGAAATTCACTACGATCCGTTTCTCGAAATCAAAGTTTCGGCGGAGAAAATTGACGTCGCTCCCTGTGGTGTTGACTGCAAGAGTTGCAGCAGGTATAACGCTGAGAAATGCTTGGGATGTCCTGCTACGGTTTATTACAAAGGCAAACTTTAG
- a CDS encoding TSUP family transporter: MVIKTTEPLTIILLVITGRVAWHRYCVIMLPSLAFIFKYPLAVAIGTTTTAVILTATSGAIGHLRMRNVDYSTAKIVAVSGAV, from the coding sequence TTGGTAATTAAAACGACCGAGCCGCTAACAATAATTTTGCTGGTAATCACTGGGCGGGTTGCTTGGCATAGGTACTGCGTTATAATGCTTCCATCCTTAGCGTTTATCTTCAAATATCCGCTGGCAGTTGCGATTGGAACGACGACAACTGCTGTGATTCTAACGGCAACTTCTGGGGCTATAGGACATTTGAGAATGAGAAATGTCGATTATTCCACAGCAAAGATTGTTGCAGTGAGTGGAGCAGTATGA
- a CDS encoding RuvB-like helicase, whose amino-acid sequence MEEIREIASKFERISAHSHIKGLGLDENLKAKDIADGLVGQKKAREAAGVIVRLIKEGKMAGRGILIAGPPGTGKTAIAVAISKELGKDIPFVQVSASEFYSAEMKKTEALIQTMRKAIGVRIKERRVVLEGEVVGLDYNMVPNPYNPTQKIPESATLTLATKSEKRTFSVSGRLALQFMYQGIEVGDVIMIDKETGRVVKLGRSEKASKKYDIGGEEVVEVPSGSVEKEKEFTYVVTLHDLDEANARRRSIFSLFSGESREIDNEIREAVDEQVKRWVEEGRAELVPGVLFIDETHLMDIELFSFMNRAMESEMAPIIILASNRGFAKIRGTDVVAPHGIPLDLLDRLLIITTEPYNEKEIEAIIRIRASEMGVELSDDALRKLTELGVKFSLRYAVQLLAPANEFAKLRNSGKIGVEDVERAAELFVDVSTSSSYLKKWEEKMLTS is encoded by the coding sequence ATGGAGGAGATAAGAGAGATCGCTTCAAAATTTGAAAGAATCAGTGCCCATTCCCACATTAAAGGATTAGGATTGGACGAGAACTTAAAAGCAAAAGATATCGCAGACGGACTCGTGGGGCAGAAAAAAGCGAGGGAAGCTGCAGGAGTGATAGTCAGGCTGATAAAAGAGGGAAAGATGGCTGGCAGAGGGATTCTCATCGCCGGACCTCCGGGAACCGGAAAGACGGCTATAGCTGTCGCTATAAGTAAAGAGCTCGGGAAAGACATACCTTTCGTTCAGGTTTCGGCAAGCGAGTTCTACAGCGCGGAGATGAAGAAGACCGAAGCGCTAATCCAGACGATGAGAAAAGCGATAGGAGTGAGGATAAAAGAGAGGAGGGTCGTTCTCGAAGGTGAGGTAGTTGGGCTGGATTACAACATGGTACCAAACCCGTACAACCCCACCCAGAAGATTCCGGAGTCTGCAACGCTAACCCTCGCTACGAAGAGTGAGAAGAGAACTTTCAGCGTAAGCGGAAGGCTGGCTTTGCAGTTCATGTATCAGGGAATAGAGGTAGGAGACGTGATAATGATCGACAAGGAAACTGGTAGAGTTGTCAAGCTCGGAAGGAGCGAAAAAGCTTCGAAGAAGTACGACATAGGAGGGGAAGAAGTCGTCGAAGTTCCCTCGGGAAGCGTGGAAAAAGAGAAAGAATTCACTTACGTCGTAACTCTGCACGACCTCGACGAAGCTAACGCAAGGAGAAGAAGCATATTCTCGCTATTCTCCGGAGAGAGCAGAGAGATAGACAACGAGATAAGGGAGGCTGTGGACGAACAAGTTAAAAGGTGGGTGGAAGAGGGAAGAGCGGAGCTCGTTCCGGGAGTGCTGTTCATAGACGAAACTCATCTGATGGACATAGAGCTCTTCTCCTTCATGAACAGAGCGATGGAGTCCGAGATGGCTCCGATAATAATTCTCGCTTCGAACAGGGGGTTTGCGAAGATAAGAGGAACCGACGTAGTAGCACCGCACGGAATTCCTCTGGACTTGCTGGACAGGCTGCTGATAATAACTACCGAGCCCTACAACGAAAAAGAGATAGAAGCAATAATAAGAATCAGAGCTTCGGAGATGGGTGTGGAGCTGAGTGACGATGCTTTGAGAAAGTTGACAGAGTTAGGTGTCAAGTTCAGTTTAAGATACGCTGTTCAACTACTTGCTCCAGCCAACGAGTTCGCCAAGTTAAGAAATTCAGGCAAGATAGGAGTGGAAGATGTTGAGAGGGCTGCGGAGCTATTCGTAGACGTTAGTACGAGCTCTTCGTATCTGAAGAAGTGGGAAGAAAAGATGTTAACTTCCTGA
- a CDS encoding GNAT family N-acetyltransferase, with amino-acid sequence MALDANKLVIRPLRQEDFEEVVRIDAEYTGERREEYYRRLFNEILNAEHAIITSLAAEYDGKLVGFIAGTVFSGEFGIPENTAYITTMGVDKNFVRMGIGKELFKEFVRNVRAAGVTRIYTIVDWEENWDLLSFFRKAGFKPSATKIYLEMEVP; translated from the coding sequence ATGGCGTTGGATGCGAACAAACTCGTTATTCGCCCGTTGCGACAGGAGGATTTTGAGGAGGTTGTGAGAATAGATGCAGAGTACACCGGAGAAAGGAGAGAGGAGTACTACAGAAGGCTTTTCAACGAGATTCTTAATGCCGAGCACGCTATAATAACGTCTCTTGCAGCTGAATACGACGGCAAACTCGTTGGATTTATAGCCGGAACAGTTTTCTCGGGAGAATTTGGAATTCCAGAGAATACTGCATACATAACAACGATGGGCGTTGATAAGAATTTCGTGAGAATGGGGATAGGAAAGGAGCTTTTTAAAGAGTTCGTGAGAAACGTTAGAGCTGCGGGAGTGACGAGGATTTACACAATCGTCGATTGGGAAGAGAATTGGGACTTGCTCAGCTTTTTCAGAAAAGCCGGATTCAAGCCGTCGGCAACGAAAATTTACTTGGAAATG